In Glandiceps talaboti chromosome 4, keGlaTala1.1, whole genome shotgun sequence, a single window of DNA contains:
- the LOC144434591 gene encoding alpha-2,8-sialyltransferase 8E-like produces the protein MFRRFRRLWSIVTLIVVISACMVLIKFKNTAVTWRNGPEGNSKHQEDSSRWLNSRLIATRQHDLKTEPVINQSKHSDGEERPDTRNEQQIPIDDGTSLLQMKYYADNVSLPWKQNLSALNHMRTELDKNLTAVKHSVVTQENTPQDSSLHFYAYPGKAAITEKVHKLLPKRAPFPEERFKRCSVIGNSGILVDSGCGYEIDKADYVFRCNAAPIDRFSRDAGKKTNLTTVNKSTLHDKYMTLKSLDTQYQFQHDMSEYNGLLWIPVYANRPFLDDCYNAKRVFQSEKSDIVFGNPHHFIQISKYWAARGLRGIMTTGMYLLSTALNLCEETHVFGFWPFLQTPDGSSITFHYYDEIAFTNRTKRIHAIPFEFELIYKLHQDRIVKMHIGKCG, from the exons ATGTTTCGACGATTCAGACGACTGTGGAGTATCGTCACTTTGATAGTTGTTATATCAGCATGTATGGTGTTGATAAAGTTTAAGAATACTGCGGTGACATGGAGAAACGGACCAGAGGGAAATTCTAAACATCAAGAGGATAGTAGCCGATGGCTTAACTCACGATTAATCGC GACACGTCAACATGATTTGAAGACAGAACCTGTAATAAATCAGTCAAAGCATTCAGATGGTGAAGAAAGACCTGATACAAGGAATGAACAACAAATACCTATTGACG ATGGCACAAGTCTTCTTCAAATGAAGTACTATGCGGACAACGTttcattaccatggaaacagaatTTGAGCGCTCTTAATCATATGAG GACCGAACTTGATAAAAATCTAACAGCAGTAAAACACTCGGTTGTAACCCAAGAAAACACTCCACAAGACAGCAGTCTTCATTTCTATGCCTACCCTGGGAAGGCTGCCATTACAGAGAAAGTACACAAACTCCTACCAAAG AGGGCGCCCTTTCCAGAGGAACGTTTCAAGCGTTGTAGTGTTATTGGGAACAGTGGAATACTAGTAGACAGTGGCTGTGGGTATGAGATAGACAAGGCTGATTATGTGTTCAG ATGTAATGCAGCGCCAATTGATAGATTTTCAAGAGATGCTGGTAAGAAGACAAATCTGACCACCGTAAATAAAAGTACTCTTCATGATAA ATATATGACCCTGAAGAGCTTAGATACCCAATATCAATTCCAGCACGACATGAGTGAATATAATGGATTACTATGGATACCAGTCTATGCAAACCGACCGTTTCTTGATGACTGCTACAACGCAAAAAGAGTTTTTCAATCTGAGAAATCGGATATTGTATTCGGGAACCCCCATCATTTTATTCAGATTTCAAAATACTGGGCGGCACGGGGACTGCGTGGTATTATGACAACAG GAATGTACTTGCTCAGTACAGCACTAAATCTGTGTGAGGAGACCCACGTCTTTGGATTTTGGCCGTTTTTACAGACGCCAGATGGTTCATCTATCACGTTTCACTACTACGATGAAATTGCTTTTACCAATCGTACTAAAAGAATACATGCAATTCCGTTCGAATTTGAACTGATTTATAAACTTCACCAAGACAGAATCGTAAAAATGCACATCGGCAAGTGTGGATGa
- the LOC144433665 gene encoding alpha-N-acetylneuraminate alpha-2,8-sialyltransferase ST8SIA3-like — translation MTILKVWHSNLCQGEEYSIELINEYVYNLSLPWKRNLTALLELRNELGANLIAWRNSVATQENTQANSSFHFTIANGRTAITAKVHKLLPKRSPLSEKPHSKCSLVGNSMILNNSGCGMDIDQSDFVFRCNVATIREFAKDVGRKTNLTSLNKMILRHRYGGVKGTSNLLQFEYDMMDYEGIIWIPAFANHQFLEDCYRLMDTFHSEKHKVVFGHPDHYKDISIYWLKKKNLRRLLTTGFYLANLALQLCDELHIFGFWPFLRNPQGELIQFHYHDDIDMSHTHKWHSLPLEFKILNELHHHGILQLHIQDCR, via the exons ATGACAATATTGAAGGTGTGGCATTCAAACCTCTGTCAGG GAGAAGAATACTCAATAGAGCTGATAAATGAGTATGTCTATAATCTGTCGCTGCCATGGAAACGAAATTTGACTGCCCTGCTTGAACTTCG GAATGAACTGGGAGCTAACTTGATCGCATGGAGAAATAGTGTTGCTACACAGGAAAACACACAAGCAAACAGTAGTTTTCATTTCACGATAGCCAATGGAAGAACTGCTATCACCGCTAAAGTACACAAATTACTACCTAAG AGATCTCCATTATCAGAGAAACCTCATAGTAAGTGCAGTTTGGTTGGTAATAGTATGATACTAAACAATAGTGGCTGTGGTATGGACATTGATCAATCGGATTTCGTATTCAG GTGTAATGTTGCAACAATTAGAGAGTTTGCCAAAGATGTTGGCAGAAAAACTAATTTGACGTCACTCAACAAAATGATTTTACGTCACAG GTATGGTGGAGTAAAAGGAACTAGCAATTTACTTCAGTTTGAATATGACATGATGGACTACGAAGGAATAATATGGATTCCTGCCTTTGCCAATCACCAGTTTTTAGAAGATTGTTATCGACTGATGGACACCTTTCATTCAGAGAAAcacaaagttgtgtttggaCATCCGGATCATTACAAAGATATATCAATATACTGGTTGAAGAAGAAGAATCTACGACGATTACTTACGACAG GATTTTATCTGGCTAATTTGGCATTACAATTGTGCGATGAACTTCACATATTCGGTTTTTGGCCATTTCTGAGGAATCCCCAGGGAGAACTAATTCAGTTTCATTACCATGACGACATAGACATGTCACATACACACAAGTGGCATTCGTTACCATTGGAATTTAAAATACTGAACGAACTGCACCACCACGGGATACTACAACTACACATTCAAGATTGTAGATGA